In Flavobacterium piscisymbiosum, the sequence AATGAAAATTCTTAGATTACTAATTTTAAGTTTTTGCATCAAATCTGAATTTAATGTATAACCTAATGAGATGTTTTTTACTTTTACGTAAGATGCATCTCTGTAAAATGCATAACCAACAAGACCTGTATTTGTTGTCTCGAGATAAGTCGCACCTGCTCCATTACCACCCGCTGTAGGACCAGGTCTTGGAGCATTATTTGAAGCATTTGGAGTAACACCAGCACCATTGGTTGGTACAAAATAGTCCATTTTTACCCTTTGACGGTTTCTGTCTGTAACATCTGTAAATTGTCTGTGAAAAGGACTATATACGGTTTGTCCCTGACTCGTAATAATCGAGAAATTGAAATCAAATTGGCCAAATGTCAGTTTAGAATAAAAACTTCCCTGCCATTTAGGAACGCTACTGCCAATTACAGTTTTATCGTTAGCATCAATTTTATTATCACCATTCAGGTCTTTTAATTTACCATTACCAGGTTTAGCACCAAACAAAGCAGCTTGAGTAGCTTCGCTTTCTTGCCAAACGCCATCATAGACATAGTGGAAATTAGGATTTAATTCTGAACCAAGAATTAGATTATTCCCTATATCACTCGTTTCTTGGTAATTAATAGAAACTAATTCATTTATATTTTTACTAAATATGAATGTTGTTTCCCATTTTAGTTTTTCTAATTGAATATTTTTAGTTGTCAACGAAACTTCAACACCTTTGTTACTAACTGAACCTACATTGTCAAATGTTCTTGCGTAACCCGTTTCATAAGGAAGCTGTCTACTATTGATTACGTTAGTTGATAATCTGTCATAAACATCAACACTTCCTGAAATTCTGTTTTTTAGTAATCCAAAATCAAGTCCAAAATTTACTTCTCTTGTTTTTTCCCAAGCTAATTTTTTATTAGCTAAATTTTTTGATTGCCATCCTGCAACCAGATTCGATCCGTTCGCATAGAATGTTTGTTGGTCTAAAAGTGCTTGCGAGGCATAAGCATTAACGTTGTCATTTCCTGTATACCCCAAACTAGCTCTTAATTTCAAGTCAGAAATAATGCTGCTGTTTTTTAAAAATGACTCTTTGCTAATTTTCCAGCCTAAAGCTACAGATGGAAAACTTTCCCATTGATTTCCTTTTGATAATACAGATGAACCATCCCATCTGTTAGAGGCAGTTAATAAATATTTATCCTTGTAAGCATAATTTAAACGTACAGCATAAGATTTTAACTCGTTTTTCACATAAGGTGTTTCTGGTGTTGGGGCAACAAAAGAATAAGTTGAAGGTGATCCAGAACCAACATTGTATATCCCTGATTCAAAAGGCTGATTACTTGAATATAAGTATGAATTTTCATCCGTGTTGGCGTAAGTACTTTGCAATAATAACATACTAAAATCATGTACTTCATTAAAAGTATGCTTTAGGTCTAGCTGATTGTCCCAAGTATAATTGAAATTATTGTAATTTCTAATTGATGAAGAATTCCCTTTTACTAGAATTCCCTGATTTGTATTAGCGGTATTGGATATACCTGTAACAGAATTTACTATACCTGCAGCAAAAGTTGTTTTAAAGCTTAACCATTTTAACATTTGGTATTGAAAATAAACATTACCTACAGTTTGCCATGTTCTTTCTGTTTGTGAAGAGTTTGCAATTTCCATTAATGGATTGACATTACCAGTTCTGTCTAAAATAAGGGTGGTATTACCAGGTTGCGTTATTTTACCAGGCTGTAATGTTAATTGTCCTACAATATCATTCCCGTTAGCATCAACGGCCCATGGAGATAAAAGTGTAGGTAGCCTAAATGCATCCTGCATTGCTAAATCACTACCTAATTGGCTCACAATACGCGCTACAGTAATGTTTACACCTGTAGAGAATTTGTCATTTATTTTATGATTTAATCCTAACTTGAAAGAGTACTTGTCTGTCGAATCATTATCAATAAGTCCTTCATCACTTTGCATACCAAGCCCTATGTTATAGCTTAAACCTGAATCGCCACGCCCCGAAATGTTTAAATAATTATTTTGTGTTGCACCAGGTTTAAGTATCGCATCAACCCAATCATAACTAAAACCTTCATTGTATCTTTTAACTAATAAAGGACTATTACCTGTAGAGGCAGTTGCAAGTGCCTGAGGTGTTTGCGAAGTTGCTGGATAAGATAAAAATGCAGATTGATTAAATGCATACCACTCTTGTGAATTCATAAATTTTGGTAATCTCGCAGCTGTTTTAGTTCCATATGATGTATTAAAACTAACATTAATTCCTTTTTTAGCTGTTGTTCCACTTTTTGTTGTTACAATCACAACACCGTTAGAAGCTCTCGAACCATATATTGCTGCAGAAGAAGCATCTTTTAATACATCCATTCTGGCAATGTCTTGTGGGTTTAAAAAGTCAATATTGTCCAGTGGTACACCATCAACAACAAACAATGGAGTCGATCCTACACTTGTAGAATTAGTACCACTAGTATCAGATAGCAAAGAGTTGTTTCCTCTGATAACGATTTTGTATCCATCGCCTGCACGCCCTGAAGCAGAAGAAATTTGAACACCTGCTGTACTTCCTTGTATAGCTTCTAATGGATTTGTTGTATTTCTCTCAGTTATAGTCGCCGCACTTATAGTACTTACTGTACCTGTAACATCTGATTTTTTCACAGTACCATATCCCACCACAACAACTTCATTAAGTGAGTTCGATTGTTCAGACAGACTTACGTTTACTTTAGATTTTCCTGCAACAGTAACTTCTTGTGTTTGAAAACCTAAATAGCTAATTATTAAAATGGCTTTATTACTGGTTACGTTAATTTTAAAACTTCCCTCAAAATCTGTAGAGGTACCATTTTTAGTTCCTTTCTCCTGGACATTTACACCTGGTAGTGATAATCCTGCAGCATCTGTAATTTTCCCTTCTACCACAGTAGATTGAGCGTAGATTGTAGTACTCAACAGGAAATTCAGGAAAAATAAAAATACAAGATTGTATTTTATTTTTTTCTTCGATAATTGTTTAAAATTCATAGTTTGGTTAAATAGTTTTGGTTAAATTGATAGTTTTTAATTTTTAATCGTTTCTACTCTTTTTTCATTCGCATTTGTATTTATAAAATTGATATTCTTTACATTTTTTAATAAGTAAGGTTCCCCTACTTTGGCTATTACTACATTTTTTAGCGTAATATTCTCGACAGGAGATTCCTCATATCCTTCGGCCCAGACTCCGTATTTCCCGCCGTTTTTTACCGTTATATTTTCAAGATTGATATTTCGTACTGTAGGTATAAAATTTCCTGTTTGAGAACCGTATACGTTATAGAACATGGTTACACGCAAGACACATTCTTTTACAGTTCCTACTTCAAGATTTCTCACATAGATATCTTCTACAATTCCTCCTCTTTTTGAATTGGTTTTAATACGAATTGCACGATCCAGATTAGGACTGTCCATTACACAATTCTCTACAAAAACATTATTTACACCAGCAGATATTTCACTTCCCATCACAACTCCGCCATGACCATCGATCATTTTACAATTCTGAACAATGATATTTTTACTTGGTATTGCCACTCTTCTTCCATCAGCATCACGTCCGGATTTTATGGCAATACAATCATCGCCAGTATTGAAAGTGCAGTTTTTAATGAGTACATTTTGAGAATATTCAGGATCGCAGCCATCATTGTTAGGCCCGTGACTATTTACTGTTACGCCATCAATAATGATGTTATTTGTTTTTATGGGATGTAAAATCCAAAACGGAGCATTTATTACGGTAATATCTTTTACTAAAACTGTGTTACATTCAAAAAACTCAATAAAATTGGGGCGTAAATAACGTCCTTCACCAAAAATACGATCCCCAACCGGAACACCTTTTTCTGCCATTTCAATTAAAACTTCGCGGTTTTGAGGATCATTTTGAGAAGGAATTCCTTTCTTCCATCCGTAATCTTTTCCTCCGGACCAAATCCACCAGTTTGTATTATCAGCCTGACCATTAAGAGTTCCTTTTCCTGTTATGGCAACATTGGTTTTATTTTTGGCATATATAAGAGGAGAATAATTCATAAGTTCGGTTCCTTCCCATGAAGTATGAACCATCGGGTAATCTTTTGGGTTTATGCTGAAAAGTATTTCTGCATTATCTTCTAAATGCAAATTCACATTACTTTCTAAATGTATGGGGCCTGTCAGATATTTTCCATTAGGCACCAAAACTCTTCCACCGCCATTGCCTGCACATGCCTTAATTGCTTTTTCGAAGGCCAGTGTGTTTGAAGTTTTTCCATCAGCAATGGCACCAAAATCATTTATATTAAAAGTTTTATCAGCAAATTGAGTCTGAGGAATACTCTTTATAATTAATTCCATCTTTTTCCAAGGATCTGAATCAGAAACTACAGTAGCATGCTTTGCACATGACAACACTGTTATAGCCATTATACTGGAGATTAAAAAAGGTCTAAGTGCTATAATCTTATTTACAAACATTTGTGAAGGATTTATTGTTTAGTCTTTCAAACCATTACATATATGTAATCGATTACACGAAAGTATAAAATAAGTTCTTACACACCAAATTAATTAGTAAAAAATTTATATATTTAATTTTTATTATGAAATATAATTACACTTAATGTAAAAAAACCTATAATTTATTATCATTGTTGATCCGAAAACGTTTTAATTATAAATTATGGTAATCGATAACAATTTGTGTAACGTTATAAAAAAAAATGTATTTTTGTCTGAGATTAATCTGAAAACCTTTTTTAATGAGCGAAAAAATAACTATTTACGATATTGCTGAAAAACTGAATATCACTGCCGCTACTGTTTCAAGGGCTTTAAACAACAATCCTAAAATAAAAGAAAGCACACGCGAGCTGGTTATTAAAACCGCTGCTTCGATGAACTATAAGCAAAATAAACTGGCGTTGGCATTAAAAAGCGGACGTAGTAATAATATTGGCGTTATTGTTCCTCGTATAGACAGCAACTTTTTTGCATCTGTCATTAGAGGAATCGAAGAGGAACTTCATCCTCATGGTTATCAGGTAATCATTTGCCAGACTCATGAAAGCACGAAAAGAGAAAACGAAAACTTGTATACCTTAATAGATGCTCAGGTAGATGGCATATTAATGTCTGTTACCGATGTGACCGGAGAAAACGATGGTGCATTTCATAATGTATTACAAAAAAATGTCCCTCTTATCTTTTTTGACAGAAGCAAACATATTGACGGCGTTAGCTCAGTAACCATCAATGACTTCAAAGGTGGCTACCTTACCACAAAACACTTAATCGACGAAGGCTGTAAATCTATCGCTCATTTATCAGGAGATCAATCACTTGAGATTTTCAAAAACAGGTTTTTAGGATACAAACAAGCTTTACTGGATAACGGAATGGAATTTAGAGAAGAATATGTAATCCCCGTTAAAAGTTTTGTTGATGCAGGAAAAGACGCAGTTGATATTTTATTACAATTAGAAACTCCACCGGATGCTATATTTTCATCCAGTGATTTCGCTGCTTTAGGGGCAATTCAAGAGCTACGATCAAGAAATATTAATATTCCTAAAGATTTTTGTGTAGCCGGTTTCAGTAACGAACCATTTACTAAATTCATGGAATTATCTATTACTTCTGTAGATCAGTCACCACTGGAAATGGGAAAAATGTCAGCACGTGTTTTCTTAGAACAAGTAGATAAAACCGACACTATAAAAATTGAAAAAAAGGTTGTTCTCGCTCCTGAATTACACATCCGTAAATCATCGTCAAGATCTAACTCATAATTTTTTTTACCCTATAAGTTCATTTAACAATGAACTTTTTTTTTACCATTAAGATATTAAGAAAATTAAGTTCAAAGCTCATATCTTAATAGTAAAGATTAAGTTTCATTCTCTTAGAAAAAATTAAAAACCAATAAGCACAAAGCTTTATTATCTTAACATCTTAATGGTAAAAAAACAAAAAAGCTCACTTTTCAAGTGAGCTTTTTGTTATATAGTTAGCTTTTAATTAAAGCGAAACTCCTCTTTTCCAAGGAATAAATACATCTTGTTTCAATTGGTCTGCTTTTGTTTCCACGTTTCCGCTCGCCAATTCTATAATGTAATCTACTATTTCTGCTCCAACCTCGGTAATGGTTTTTTCACCAGTAATCACCGTTCCGGCATTTACATCGATAATATCAGACATTCTATTAATTAATGCTGTGTTCGAAGAAATTTTCACAACGGGTGCAATCGGATTTCCCATCGGATTTCCTAAACCTGTGGTAAATAAAACAACTGTTGCGCCCGATCCAACCAATCCTGTGGTACATTCGGCGTCATTTCCTGGCGTATTTAAAAGATTTAATCCTGGTTTTGAAATATATTCTCCGTAATCTAAAACATCTACAACAGGTGAAGTTCCTCCTTTTTTAGCTGCGCCAGCAGATTTCATTGCATCTGTAATTAATCCGTCTTTGATGTTTCCCGGAGATGGATTCATATCAAACCCTGAACCTGCATCTACAACTGATTTTTCAAAAGCTTTCATTAAAGTTAAAAACTTATCTGCTTTTTCTTCATCAACACATCGGTTCATCAATTCTTGCTCAACGCCACATAATTCCGGAAACTCTGCCAAAATTGTTTTCCCTCCCAAAGCTGCAAAAATATCTGAAACAATTCCTAATGCCGGATTAGCAGAAATTCCTGAAAATCCGTCAGACCCTCCACATTCTAAACCAATACTTAGCTTTGAAAGAGGAGCAGGTTTGCGTTCAATTTTGTTGGCTCTTTTAATAGCTTCATAAGAATCTTTAATCACCATTTGAAACATTTGATCAGTAGTTCCAATTTGTTGTTGCTCATAGATCAAAATTTCTTTATCACTATTCGGACTCATTTCTTTCAATGCCTTTTTAAAAATATCAACTTGCAAATTTTGGCAACCTAAACTTAAAACAGTTGCACCTGCAACATTTGGGTTGTTCACATATCCTGCAAGCAGTTTTGCCAACAATTCTGAATCTTGTCGAATCCCTCCACAACCACCTTGATGATTGATAAATTTTACTTCGACGTTATTTAAAAGATTTTCATTTAAATTTTTATCCGAAACTTCTTCTACGCTTTTTTCTTCAATTAAAGAGCGTAACAAATTTTTATAAGAAACTTCTTTTTTAGGCATTAATTCATTTTCGAAAATATCTTTCAGTTTTTCGATATTTTTGTTTTCACAAAAAACCAATGGAAAAAACAACCAAACGTTTTTGGTTCCAACTTGCCCATCAGTACGGTGGTATCCGTTGAAAGTTTTATCTTTCCAACGATCTACATTTGGTGGAGTCCAACCTAAATTTCCGTTTTTACCAAAAACTTTTTCACTTTGATGTTTTACATTTTCGGTGGTAATTACTTCTCCTTTTTTTATAGGTTTGGCAGCTTTTCCAACCAAAACACCATACATTATAATATCATTACCAATTGTAAAATCTTTCTCTGCGATTTTATGTTTTGCTTTAACATCAGTTGTTGGTGAGATGGTATTTCCTTCAAACATAATTTGTTCGTTTTGTACCAAATCGGTTAAAGCGACAATTACGTTATCTGCCGGGTTGACTTTTATTAATTTTTTTTGCATGATCGTTTTTTTTTAAGTAGCTAAGTTTTTAAGGTGCTAAGTCGCTAAGATGCGTCCCGAAAACTTAGAATTTTAGAAACTATTCCAATTAATAATGTTTGCTAAAATTAGCAAAACCTTTTTCTATTCCGTATTCTTCAATTTCATTTAAGGCCAGTACCAAAGCCTCAGGTAAACCTTTCACCTGAGTTAAATCTTCACCCCAGAATTCAGTATTAGCCAATATTTTAGCTACAACTAGATCTGTAGCTTTTAATTGCCACGCGTTTTTAAATGCTTCAACTATCTCCGGAGAATCTTTTACAGGTAATGCTTCGTTATTCCAGGTTCCTTTGTAGAACTGAATTAAACTTGCTAACGAAAAAGTTAAGTTAACAGGCAATTTTTTATTAGCATTATAATATCCTAATAAACTAGGTAAAACTCTTACTTTGAATTTTGAAATAGAATTTAATGCAATATCAGCCAGCGCATGTTTGATAAATGGATTTTTAAATCGGTCCATTACCTCTTCAGAATAAGCTGTAATTTCATTTTTGTCCATATCAAGCGTTTCACTAATTTCACTAATAACGCTGTTTACGAATTTTCCGGTAAAATCTCCGTTTACCGTTTCCATTACTAATTTATTACCATATAAAAGTGAAAAAGGAACCATTGCCGTGTGTGCACCGTTTAGAATACGAACTTTAATCATTTTAAAAGGACGTATATCATCAACGATTTTTACATTCAAATCTATTTTATCAAAAGGTAATTTTGCTTTTAAAGCATCGCCACCTTCAATAGCCCAAAGAAAGAAAGGTTCTGCAGCAACAATTAAATTGTCCTTATACTCTAATTTATTATTGTATTCTTCAATTTCAGCTCTTGGATATCCGGGAACAATTCTGTCAACCAAAGTACTGTGATACGTACAAGCATCTGATACCCAAGTTTTAAATTCATCCTCTAATTTCCATAAATCAACATATTGCAAAATATATTTTTTAAGCGTCTCTGAGTTATAATCAATTAATTCACAAGGAATTATAGTTACTGCTTTAGAAGTATCTCCATTGAAATGTTTAAATCTTTCATATAATAAAACCGTCAACTTTGCAGGAAATGAAACTGGCGGCTGCATATCCGGAGTATCACTTTCGATGAATTCAATTCCGGCTTCAGTAGTATTT encodes:
- a CDS encoding glycoside hydrolase family 28 protein, which produces MAITVLSCAKHATVVSDSDPWKKMELIIKSIPQTQFADKTFNINDFGAIADGKTSNTLAFEKAIKACAGNGGGRVLVPNGKYLTGPIHLESNVNLHLEDNAEILFSINPKDYPMVHTSWEGTELMNYSPLIYAKNKTNVAITGKGTLNGQADNTNWWIWSGGKDYGWKKGIPSQNDPQNREVLIEMAEKGVPVGDRIFGEGRYLRPNFIEFFECNTVLVKDITVINAPFWILHPIKTNNIIIDGVTVNSHGPNNDGCDPEYSQNVLIKNCTFNTGDDCIAIKSGRDADGRRVAIPSKNIIVQNCKMIDGHGGVVMGSEISAGVNNVFVENCVMDSPNLDRAIRIKTNSKRGGIVEDIYVRNLEVGTVKECVLRVTMFYNVYGSQTGNFIPTVRNINLENITVKNGGKYGVWAEGYEESPVENITLKNVVIAKVGEPYLLKNVKNINFINTNANEKRVETIKN
- a CDS encoding LacI family DNA-binding transcriptional regulator encodes the protein MSEKITIYDIAEKLNITAATVSRALNNNPKIKESTRELVIKTAASMNYKQNKLALALKSGRSNNIGVIVPRIDSNFFASVIRGIEEELHPHGYQVIICQTHESTKRENENLYTLIDAQVDGILMSVTDVTGENDGAFHNVLQKNVPLIFFDRSKHIDGVSSVTINDFKGGYLTTKHLIDEGCKSIAHLSGDQSLEIFKNRFLGYKQALLDNGMEFREEYVIPVKSFVDAGKDAVDILLQLETPPDAIFSSSDFAALGAIQELRSRNINIPKDFCVAGFSNEPFTKFMELSITSVDQSPLEMGKMSARVFLEQVDKTDTIKIEKKVVLAPELHIRKSSSRSNS
- a CDS encoding SusC/RagA family TonB-linked outer membrane protein, which gives rise to MNFKQLSKKKIKYNLVFLFFLNFLLSTTIYAQSTVVEGKITDAAGLSLPGVNVQEKGTKNGTSTDFEGSFKINVTSNKAILIISYLGFQTQEVTVAGKSKVNVSLSEQSNSLNEVVVVGYGTVKKSDVTGTVSTISAATITERNTTNPLEAIQGSTAGVQISSASGRAGDGYKIVIRGNNSLLSDTSGTNSTSVGSTPLFVVDGVPLDNIDFLNPQDIARMDVLKDASSAAIYGSRASNGVVIVTTKSGTTAKKGINVSFNTSYGTKTAARLPKFMNSQEWYAFNQSAFLSYPATSQTPQALATASTGNSPLLVKRYNEGFSYDWVDAILKPGATQNNYLNISGRGDSGLSYNIGLGMQSDEGLIDNDSTDKYSFKLGLNHKINDKFSTGVNITVARIVSQLGSDLAMQDAFRLPTLLSPWAVDANGNDIVGQLTLQPGKITQPGNTTLILDRTGNVNPLMEIANSSQTERTWQTVGNVYFQYQMLKWLSFKTTFAAGIVNSVTGISNTANTNQGILVKGNSSSIRNYNNFNYTWDNQLDLKHTFNEVHDFSMLLLQSTYANTDENSYLYSSNQPFESGIYNVGSGSPSTYSFVAPTPETPYVKNELKSYAVRLNYAYKDKYLLTASNRWDGSSVLSKGNQWESFPSVALGWKISKESFLKNSSIISDLKLRASLGYTGNDNVNAYASQALLDQQTFYANGSNLVAGWQSKNLANKKLAWEKTREVNFGLDFGLLKNRISGSVDVYDRLSTNVINSRQLPYETGYARTFDNVGSVSNKGVEVSLTTKNIQLEKLKWETTFIFSKNINELVSINYQETSDIGNNLILGSELNPNFHYVYDGVWQESEATQAALFGAKPGNGKLKDLNGDNKIDANDKTVIGSSVPKWQGSFYSKLTFGQFDFNFSIITSQGQTVYSPFHRQFTDVTDRNRQRVKMDYFVPTNGAGVTPNASNNAPRPGPTAGGNGAGATYLETTNTGLVGYAFYRDASYVKVKNISLGYTLNSDLMQKLKISNLRIFINVLDPFVFTDFDGYDPEWAGAAIGINRPSSITTQLGLSVNF
- a CDS encoding UxaA family hydrolase; the encoded protein is MQKKLIKVNPADNVIVALTDLVQNEQIMFEGNTISPTTDVKAKHKIAEKDFTIGNDIIMYGVLVGKAAKPIKKGEVITTENVKHQSEKVFGKNGNLGWTPPNVDRWKDKTFNGYHRTDGQVGTKNVWLFFPLVFCENKNIEKLKDIFENELMPKKEVSYKNLLRSLIEEKSVEEVSDKNLNENLLNNVEVKFINHQGGCGGIRQDSELLAKLLAGYVNNPNVAGATVLSLGCQNLQVDIFKKALKEMSPNSDKEILIYEQQQIGTTDQMFQMVIKDSYEAIKRANKIERKPAPLSKLSIGLECGGSDGFSGISANPALGIVSDIFAALGGKTILAEFPELCGVEQELMNRCVDEEKADKFLTLMKAFEKSVVDAGSGFDMNPSPGNIKDGLITDAMKSAGAAKKGGTSPVVDVLDYGEYISKPGLNLLNTPGNDAECTTGLVGSGATVVLFTTGLGNPMGNPIAPVVKISSNTALINRMSDIIDVNAGTVITGEKTITEVGAEIVDYIIELASGNVETKADQLKQDVFIPWKRGVSL
- a CDS encoding tagaturonate reductase, translated to MKELNRKNTGLEKLQPIKVVQFGEGNFLRAFVDYAFHKLNKEVDFNAGIAMVQPLKDGMVHLINDQDGLYTLFMNGIKKGEKIQDIELITNIVKAINPYTEFADYLALAKEEELQFIVSNTTEAGIEFIESDTPDMQPPVSFPAKLTVLLYERFKHFNGDTSKAVTIIPCELIDYNSETLKKYILQYVDLWKLEDEFKTWVSDACTYHSTLVDRIVPGYPRAEIEEYNNKLEYKDNLIVAAEPFFLWAIEGGDALKAKLPFDKIDLNVKIVDDIRPFKMIKVRILNGAHTAMVPFSLLYGNKLVMETVNGDFTGKFVNSVISEISETLDMDKNEITAYSEEVMDRFKNPFIKHALADIALNSISKFKVRVLPSLLGYYNANKKLPVNLTFSLASLIQFYKGTWNNEALPVKDSPEIVEAFKNAWQLKATDLVVAKILANTEFWGEDLTQVKGLPEALVLALNEIEEYGIEKGFANFSKHY